The genomic DNA CTTCAAAACAAATAATACTGGGAGTATCTTCTTGATAAAGTGCAGTTAAAAAAGCCAAAAGTCTTAATGTACCATCTGAAATATCAGCAGCAGGAATATGATGATCTGAATATTTATCAACCAATTCTAGGGAAAATGTGTTATTTTCTCCACGCGGTAAAACAATTTTTTTAATATTAGGAACAAGCAGTGTTAATCTTGCTTCTAATTCATCAAAACCTTCCCGATTAGCTAATAAAATATCTAGCAAAGTATAAGCTATTCCTTCTCCAGTTCTTTTCATTATTGGAGTTGTTGAAGTTTGTCTAGAAATATCACCTGGAGAAAAATCATAAATGCTGACTTTTTTTAAAGATTTGGAAACTGGAGAATTTGAATATTGATTATTTACCAGGAAAGTTCTTAGTGAATTTGTGGAAGGTTGTGGATTCCATTTAATTTCATTGTTTCCTATCCTAACTGTTCTTGCAGGATAATCAAGATAAACTGATATCCTTGAAAAAGGATGAGTATTTTCAGTTAGTGTGTTAACTTCCAATAAAATAAAATCTGTATTTCCATGCCAAAATTTAGATTCTAGACTTTGTGGATTTGTATTTAAAGTTGTTAATGACTGAGACAAAAAACTGACAACACTCATATTTACTGTATTATCTATAAGTCTATTCAAAAAATCAGACAATACAGCCAAAGCTTCACAAATATTAGATTTACCAGAACCATTAGGACCGATAAATACAGTCAATGGTTCTAAATCTATTTCCGTATCAAACAAACTCTTATAATGTTGAACTTTGAGTTTAGATAACATTGATTAAACCCTTCAAATCTCAATCTATTAATTTTATCACACCACCCAATTTTCTAAACTTAAACCTTCAACCCTTGCCAAATCACTATCATTAGAAACCACAGTTAAACCTTTAATCATTGCCGTAGCAGCAATTAAAACATCTTCACTTTGAATCGGTAAACCTTTTAATCTCAAATCAGCGTGAATTTCTGCGGCTTTTTCTAAAATATCTAAATCATCTAAAAAAATGATTGGATATTGTTGACAGAATATGTTAAACCTTTCTCTTTTTTTAGGAGCATCAACCGCTAAAAATCCTCTCCTAATTTCAAAATAAGTAATACAGCTAATGTAAATATCTATGCCCTCAAATTTGCTGATTTGTAGCTTTTGCTTGATGCGAAAATCATTTTTAATCGCTAAAGAAACAATATTAGTATCTAACAAATAACTCATCTTATTTATCTATAATTTAATTACAATTTATCTATCTACTTTCGTTTGATTGCTTCATCAAAAATTGCCATTTGTTCAGATGTAAAATCATCCCCTATTTTAGATAATATTTCTGTTGACATCACAAAATCACAATTCTCCTTTAACTTCTCATCAGACATATTATTAAATTTATCCGGTGTCAAATGTTCTTGTACTATCTTAAATATATGTTTCACAATTTCTGTGTAATTCAGGTCTTCCTTGAAAATTGGATTTTCTTCCATTAAAATCGCTACTACTCTTTCAATTCTCTGAATCACGGATTCTTGCTGTATATTTGTTGATAACATAATATTTACCTCCTGCAATAAATTTAAAATATAAGCTGATAAGTATATTATAATTTTATCATTTTAGATATTAGGTGTCAATTAATGAATTACTATTCTGTAACTCGGTATTCAGAAAAATAATGATATAATAAATATGTCTGATTTAGGTATTTGGTGATGATATAATATTATTAAAATCGTGATGCTAACAGAAAATTAATCAATAAGATCGTGTTAATCATCAAATCCTGGATATTCTGATTCAGACAAATGAATGATAATGATGGACATAAAAACAAACCTATGAACAATATGAAAAATCTTTCTGCAAATGAACTAGAACAAAAAATATATCAAACACTCTTAGATAGATTACCTAATGACGATGATTTTACTAATAGTATCAATAATTTACTAACTTTACTAGAAAGAGTTTGTAGTGAAAAAGCTGAATATCATCATCAAAATTCACCCAATGAACAGTTTAATTATTGGCATAATTTTCAACAAGAAATACACCAATTAAAAATACTCAAACAACAAGAAAGAATCAAATCGTATAGAGGAAAACTGCAATGGGAAGATAATTTAGAAGAAAAGAGAACCAACTGATGATTATTGTAGATTCAAGTGTCTGGGTAGATTATTTTAATGGGATAGAAACACCAGAAACTAACAAACTAGATCAGCTTTTAGGAGTAGAACTAATAGCTATCGGTGATTTAATTTTAACTGAAGTTTTGCAGGGATTTCGTTCAGATAATGGATATCAAACAGCAAAAGAATTATTAACTTCTCTGCATATTTTCGAGATGTTAGGATTAGATATTGCTATTAAAAGTGCTGATAATTATAGATTTTTGCGTAAACAAGGTATCACTATTAGAAAAACTGCTGATGTGATTATAGCAACGTTCTGTATTGAAACCCAAAACTCACTTTTATTTAGTGATAAAGATTTTCTACCTTTTGTAAATCATTTGGGTTTAATTCGTATTCAATAATCTAATGATGTTGTCAGAATCAGGATAACCAGGATTAAAGGATTTACAGGATGTGATTTTTAAATTTCTGCTTTTACTTTGCGTCTTTGCGTCTACCCTGCGGGATATCCTGACGGATATTACGTGAAATTTTCTCTTATCTTTAAATCCTGATAACAACAGAAAATTAATCAATAACAATCCTGTTAATCCTCAAATCCTAGACATCCTGATTCAGACAAAAAAAATCCCCAACTAAAAAAGTCAGGGAATTACAAATATTTGTTTTTAAAAACTAACTTACTTCTTCTTTCCTGCTGCTTTTGCGGCTTTAGCTGCTTTCTTTGCTGCTTTCTCTGCTGCTTTCTCTGCTTCTATTGCGGCTAATTTTGCCTGTTCTTTTTCTTCCTCAATCTTACTCAAATAATAGTGATAATCTCCCAAATAAACCCTAAATTCTCCATCCCGAATTTCCACAATTTTATTCGCAACTTGGGAGATAAAATAACGGTCGTGGGAAACTACAATAGCAGTACCATCATAGTTTTGCAA from Okeanomitos corallinicola TIOX110 includes the following:
- a CDS encoding ATP-binding protein produces the protein MLSKLKVQHYKSLFDTEIDLEPLTVFIGPNGSGKSNICEALAVLSDFLNRLIDNTVNMSVVSFLSQSLTTLNTNPQSLESKFWHGNTDFILLEVNTLTENTHPFSRISVYLDYPARTVRIGNNEIKWNPQPSTNSLRTFLVNNQYSNSPVSKSLKKVSIYDFSPGDISRQTSTTPIMKRTGEGIAYTLLDILLANREGFDELEARLTLLVPNIKKIVLPRGENNTFSLELVDKYSDHHIPAADISDGTLRLLAFLTALYQEDTPSIICFEEIENGVHPWLLHKMMELLKIVSTEGITGNPVQVLITTHSPVLLNYVEPHQVRAVELDQEGKTQVHKLPVESVRFQKALEAYDGALGELWFTNVFGGNPA
- a CDS encoding type II toxin-antitoxin system VapC family toxin, whose translation is MSYLLDTNIVSLAIKNDFRIKQKLQISKFEGIDIYISCITYFEIRRGFLAVDAPKKRERFNIFCQQYPIIFLDDLDILEKAAEIHADLRLKGLPIQSEDVLIAATAMIKGLTVVSNDSDLARVEGLSLENWVV
- a CDS encoding PIN domain nuclease, which gives rise to MIIVDSSVWVDYFNGIETPETNKLDQLLGVELIAIGDLILTEVLQGFRSDNGYQTAKELLTSLHIFEMLGLDIAIKSADNYRFLRKQGITIRKTADVIIATFCIETQNSLLFSDKDFLPFVNHLGLIRIQ